One window of Saprospiraceae bacterium genomic DNA carries:
- a CDS encoding PrsW family intramembrane metalloprotease produces the protein MIKISCPQCKSILEFEHSASGSQRFCSSCGLSLIIPIIESQDHAKDSETDSEKIQTINESFQNIIEKSSKQAQTILRDLQQIPLKQEIIPIDQSNINLLLKDFIFWAVSFLGIIPLLIITVNQVSTQLTMFALFFAFVWGVIFKKFILNDGGSKRLAVPALFFTGIIGIWLLLFIYRFLPAFYLNLADHSNLIVSLIGYIFQVGICEELIKALPIYIAIKWFRKDLNILSLVTIGVFSGLGFAAFENLHYGENAIGSAYTKTINYGVEGLVSGVQNAMVLVMLRSLSLVFCHAVFSGIVGYFITTALIRKEKKGALIVIGFATVSILHGVYDWLAGLQPTLAALLAGFSFALFYGYLMKLKNSDRQFVF, from the coding sequence ATGATAAAGATAAGCTGTCCACAATGCAAAAGCATTTTAGAGTTCGAGCATTCAGCTTCTGGCTCCCAACGATTTTGTTCATCTTGCGGTCTTTCATTAATCATTCCGATTATTGAATCCCAAGATCATGCTAAAGATTCAGAAACTGATTCAGAAAAAATTCAAACCATCAATGAGTCTTTCCAAAATATCATTGAAAAGAGTTCGAAACAAGCTCAAACGATCTTAAGAGATCTTCAGCAAATTCCCTTAAAACAGGAAATCATCCCCATAGATCAAAGCAATATTAATTTGTTGTTGAAAGATTTTATTTTCTGGGCTGTTAGTTTTTTAGGGATTATTCCCTTATTAATTATAACTGTAAATCAGGTTTCTACGCAACTCACCATGTTTGCACTTTTTTTTGCATTTGTATGGGGTGTGATCTTTAAAAAATTTATACTCAATGATGGAGGAAGTAAGCGCCTTGCAGTTCCAGCCCTTTTTTTTACAGGTATCATTGGCATTTGGTTGTTGTTATTTATCTATAGATTCTTACCTGCCTTCTATTTGAATCTTGCAGATCATTCCAATTTAATTGTTTCGCTCATTGGATACATTTTTCAAGTTGGAATTTGTGAAGAATTAATAAAAGCATTGCCAATTTACATTGCTATTAAATGGTTTCGCAAAGATTTAAACATACTTTCCCTGGTTACAATTGGTGTATTTAGTGGCTTGGGATTTGCAGCTTTTGAAAATTTACACTACGGTGAAAATGCCATTGGTTCCGCTTATACAAAAACAATAAACTATGGAGTCGAAGGTCTGGTGTCGGGAGTTCAAAATGCCATGGTTTTGGTGATGTTGCGCTCGCTGTCATTGGTTTTTTGTCATGCAGTGTTTTCTGGTATTGTGGGTTACTTTATTACTACAGCACTGATCCGTAAAGAAAAAAAGGGTGCATTGATTGTCATTGGATTTGCAACGGTTTCTATCTTACACGGAGTGTACGATTGGCTTGCCGGATTACAACCTACATTAGCAGCGCTGTTGGCAGGATTTTCATTTGCATTATTTTATGGGTATCTCATGAAATTAAAAAATTCAGACAGGCAGTTTGTGTTTTAA
- a CDS encoding heavy metal translocating P-type ATPase metal-binding domain-containing protein gives MHANRLILENKTQIQTLCYHCGSECPNQSIEIDDHYFCCEGCKTVFQVLNNNQLCDYYAYNSQPGIKQSNSQWAERYAFLDRPEYWDEFISFKEKDQCRVQFYIPQMHCSSCIWLLENLFKLNDGIISNRVNFSTKELFLVFDAKKISLRQLVELLTSIGYEPKLEIQDLKMGLQLPKRNRVLKIGIAGFCFANIMMFSLPEYFNGGELVEQDLAILFRLFIFLLSLPVLFFCATEFFSGAWNGLKLKMITIDLPIALALILTFSRSVYEMQIGLSNGYLDSFSGIVFFMLLGRFIQDKSFTSLSFDRNYKSFFPIAVMAMKKSKWISTPIESIEKNDRILIHNEEIIPVDGLLLNGKASLDYSFVSGESQLSFPNCGERVYAGARQTGEAIEISVIKPVSQSYLTNLWNNEIFKTEKAKTYKEIDLIAQYFTLVVIVLALAAGIFWYTQNRPDLMWNAVTTILIVACPCALLLAASFTNGNLLRILSKNKLYLKHPSVLDQLNQIDHLVFDKTGTLTKNGSLKVSYCGTKLSQEQEIRFYSLAKQSTHPLSHSVAQFIQANQTIPVLEFKQIAGKGIEAWIQEHHVKLGSADFVHAIDPENVDHSNVHIKEDGNYLGYFSIAQEFRSGLDVLFDKLKSKYKLSMLTGDQPGATTKLLGLFHHKNAMHFGLKPIDKLDFISNHQQKQGEKILMVGDGLNDSGALKQSDVGIAVTENRNNFTPASDGILDGTSLQKLADMLLFVRDGKRTIYLIFVYSILYNIIGGYYALNGILSPLIAAILMPISSISILILSYGITAFLAWHHRLS, from the coding sequence TTGCATGCGAATCGCCTTATTCTGGAAAACAAAACACAAATCCAAACCCTTTGCTATCACTGCGGAAGTGAATGCCCAAATCAATCTATTGAAATTGATGACCATTATTTTTGTTGCGAAGGCTGCAAAACGGTTTTTCAGGTTTTAAATAACAATCAACTTTGCGACTATTATGCATACAACTCCCAACCAGGAATTAAGCAAAGCAATTCGCAATGGGCTGAGCGGTATGCCTTTTTGGATCGACCAGAATACTGGGATGAATTCATAAGCTTCAAAGAAAAGGACCAATGCAGGGTCCAATTTTACATTCCCCAAATGCATTGCAGTTCGTGCATCTGGTTATTGGAAAATTTATTTAAACTCAATGATGGGATCATTAGCAATCGGGTTAATTTTTCCACCAAAGAATTGTTTTTGGTCTTTGATGCAAAAAAAATAAGTCTGCGGCAGTTGGTTGAGTTGCTTACTTCTATTGGCTACGAACCAAAATTAGAAATCCAGGATCTGAAAATGGGACTTCAACTTCCAAAAAGAAACCGGGTTTTGAAAATTGGGATCGCAGGATTTTGCTTTGCCAACATTATGATGTTTTCGTTACCAGAATATTTTAATGGTGGCGAATTGGTTGAACAAGATCTTGCAATCCTGTTCCGATTGTTTATTTTCTTACTTTCATTACCTGTCTTGTTTTTTTGTGCTACTGAATTTTTTTCCGGTGCCTGGAATGGACTGAAGCTTAAAATGATTACGATTGACCTCCCCATTGCTTTGGCTTTAATTTTAACATTTTCAAGAAGTGTTTATGAAATGCAAATCGGATTAAGCAATGGATATCTGGATAGTTTTTCCGGTATCGTGTTTTTTATGTTATTGGGTCGATTTATTCAGGATAAATCATTTACATCTTTATCCTTCGACCGAAACTATAAATCATTTTTTCCAATTGCCGTAATGGCTATGAAAAAATCCAAATGGATATCCACACCAATAGAATCCATTGAAAAAAATGATCGCATCCTCATCCATAATGAAGAAATTATTCCAGTTGATGGCTTATTATTGAATGGCAAGGCTTCCCTCGATTACAGTTTTGTAAGTGGCGAAAGTCAACTGAGTTTTCCAAACTGTGGGGAACGGGTTTATGCAGGAGCCCGACAAACCGGAGAAGCCATTGAAATTAGCGTGATTAAACCCGTTTCACAAAGTTATTTGACCAATCTTTGGAATAATGAAATTTTTAAAACGGAAAAAGCAAAAACATATAAGGAAATTGATCTCATTGCACAATATTTTACATTGGTAGTTATTGTATTGGCCTTGGCTGCCGGCATCTTTTGGTACACACAAAATCGTCCGGATCTCATGTGGAATGCGGTAACTACCATATTAATAGTTGCTTGTCCTTGTGCGTTATTGTTGGCTGCAAGTTTTACAAATGGAAATTTGCTTCGAATTCTTTCCAAAAATAAATTGTATTTAAAGCATCCTTCTGTTTTGGATCAATTGAATCAAATTGATCATCTGGTTTTTGATAAAACGGGTACACTCACCAAAAATGGAAGTCTTAAAGTATCATATTGTGGAACGAAACTGAGCCAGGAACAGGAAATTCGATTCTATTCCTTAGCTAAACAATCTACACATCCTTTAAGTCATTCTGTAGCTCAGTTTATTCAGGCAAATCAAACGATTCCGGTACTCGAATTTAAACAAATCGCTGGAAAGGGAATTGAAGCATGGATTCAGGAACATCATGTTAAATTGGGCTCCGCTGATTTTGTACATGCAATCGATCCAGAAAATGTTGATCATTCTAACGTCCATATCAAAGAAGATGGAAATTATCTCGGATATTTTTCCATTGCTCAAGAATTCAGATCAGGTCTTGATGTATTATTTGATAAGCTGAAGTCAAAATACAAACTGTCCATGTTAACGGGAGATCAACCCGGAGCTACCACAAAATTGCTTGGCTTATTTCATCATAAGAACGCCATGCATTTTGGATTAAAACCCATTGATAAATTGGATTTCATTAGTAATCATCAACAAAAACAGGGCGAAAAAATACTCATGGTTGGCGATGGACTCAATGATTCCGGTGCATTAAAACAAAGTGATGTAGGGATTGCCGTTACAGAAAACCGCAATAATTTTACGCCGGCCAGTGATGGTATCCTAGATGGAACTTCTTTGCAAAAATTGGCTGATATGCTCCTTTTTGTCAGAGATGGAAAACGTACCATTTATCTGATCTTTGTATATTCCATTCTTTACAATATAATAGGCGGTTATTATGCCTTAAACGGAATCCTTTCTCCGCTCATTGCAGCTATATTAATGCCAATCAGCTCGATTTCAATTTTAATACTTTCCTACGGAATAACAGCTTTTTTAGCCTGGCATCACAGGCTTTCCTAA
- the ccoS gene encoding cbb3-type cytochrome oxidase assembly protein CcoS, with translation MSVLIILICVSVCIAGAFLVAFIWSSNDGQFEDLYASAHRILFERKEKIKKEE, from the coding sequence ATGAGCGTATTAATTATTTTAATTTGTGTCAGTGTCTGTATTGCCGGTGCTTTTCTAGTGGCATTTATATGGAGTTCAAATGACGGACAATTTGAAGATTTATACGCATCAGCCCATCGTATTTTATTTGAACGAAAAGAAAAAATCAAGAAAGAAGAATGA
- a CDS encoding cupin domain-containing protein, translating into MGKVDLVNVGGATIGRAVFQPGWRWSKSVKPLAKTESCEAPHFQYHIAGTLRIKMDDGTTFDCKPGDVSYLPMGHDAWVVGKQAVVVVDFQGMIDYAKSSK; encoded by the coding sequence TTGGGAAAAGTTGATCTGGTTAATGTTGGTGGTGCGACCATTGGACGCGCTGTTTTTCAACCTGGCTGGAGATGGTCCAAATCAGTAAAACCATTGGCAAAGACTGAAAGTTGTGAAGCTCCTCATTTTCAATATCACATTGCAGGTACCCTGCGCATAAAAATGGATGATGGAACTACATTTGATTGTAAACCAGGGGATGTATCTTATTTACCCATGGGACACGATGCTTGGGTTGTTGGAAAACAAGCTGTGGTGGTTGTAGATTTTCAAGGAATGATCGACTACGCAAAATCTTCAAAATAA
- a CDS encoding DUF4286 family protein, with translation MIIYNVSVKINPEIQSDWINWMRTHHIPKVLATGCFLKSRLSKLEIQEQDGITYIIQYELLNSDLLNQYMIHYAPALQKEHIDRYANKFIAFRTILDVLEEFYPNERNS, from the coding sequence ATGATCATTTACAATGTATCCGTTAAAATTAATCCAGAAATTCAATCAGATTGGATAAACTGGATGCGAACCCACCACATTCCTAAAGTTTTAGCTACGGGTTGCTTCCTTAAATCCAGATTGTCAAAACTGGAAATCCAGGAACAAGATGGAATCACCTATATCATCCAATACGAATTGTTAAATTCCGATTTGCTAAATCAATACATGATACACTACGCACCAGCTCTCCAAAAGGAACACATCGATCGCTATGCAAATAAATTTATTGCATTTCGAACCATCCTGGATGTTCTTGAAGAATTTTATCCAAACGAACGGAATTCCTGA
- a CDS encoding AraC family transcriptional regulator, which translates to MVEKEFINNRSVQAYASQLAISPKYLCDVVKQTFGKTPRAFINDMLLLEAKVQLGSTDKSVSEIAYALQFEDQSHFSHFIKQQTGMSPLALRQIL; encoded by the coding sequence TTGGTAGAAAAGGAATTTATCAACAACCGATCCGTTCAAGCTTATGCTTCGCAACTTGCTATCAGTCCAAAATATTTATGCGATGTAGTTAAGCAAACTTTTGGTAAAACGCCACGTGCCTTTATTAATGACATGCTTTTACTAGAAGCGAAGGTTCAATTGGGATCCACCGATAAATCGGTATCGGAAATCGCTTACGCATTACAATTTGAGGACCAATCCCATTTTAGCCACTTTATAAAGCAACAAACCGGGATGAGTCCGCTGGCATTGCGTCAGATTCTCTGA
- a CDS encoding isoprenylcysteine carboxylmethyltransferase family protein, producing the protein MKNFIQTNGIPDFPMGSLFLRNLIFTLLQPGVVCIGIPWLILDKVPELLSKTPSYILIVACGFILVGACILCNSIYLFATVGRGTLSPLDPTKNLVLNGLYKYTRNPMYVGVMLILLGESFLFQNQQLLNYSLAVFILFNIFIIFVEEPRLVREFGHEYSNYCKQVRRWL; encoded by the coding sequence TTGAAGAATTTTATCCAAACGAACGGAATTCCTGATTTTCCAATGGGGTCACTTTTTCTAAGAAATCTGATCTTCACACTATTACAACCAGGAGTTGTTTGTATTGGGATTCCCTGGTTGATTTTGGATAAAGTACCGGAACTTCTTTCAAAAACTCCCAGCTATATCCTCATTGTAGCCTGTGGATTCATACTTGTGGGAGCATGCATTTTATGCAATTCAATCTATTTATTTGCTACAGTAGGGCGTGGCACGCTTTCGCCATTAGATCCAACGAAAAACTTGGTACTCAATGGACTTTATAAATATACCCGCAATCCTATGTATGTGGGTGTTATGCTGATTCTCCTGGGTGAAAGCTTTCTTTTTCAAAACCAACAATTATTAAATTATAGTTTAGCAGTCTTTATCTTGTTTAATATATTTATCATCTTTGTGGAAGAGCCTCGCCTGGTTCGAGAATTTGGCCATGAATATTCTAATTATTGTAAACAAGTCCGACGTTGGTTATGA
- a CDS encoding HU family DNA-binding protein, translated as MNKSDLISAIAKEAEVTKAQAGTALDTVLTSIEKSLKKAESVILVGFGTFSTAERKARTGRNPATGKPIKIPKRRVVRFKAGKGLSDAVKK; from the coding sequence ATGAATAAATCTGATTTGATCAGTGCGATCGCAAAAGAAGCAGAAGTTACTAAAGCACAGGCAGGTACCGCTTTAGATACAGTTCTTACTTCTATCGAAAAAAGTTTGAAAAAAGCTGAAAGTGTAATTTTGGTAGGTTTTGGTACATTCTCTACTGCAGAACGTAAAGCAAGAACCGGAAGAAATCCTGCAACCGGCAAACCAATCAAAATACCTAAGAGAAGAGTTGTTCGCTTCAAAGCGGGCAAAGGCCTTTCTGATGCTGTAAAGAAGTAA